The Arcobacter sp. F2176 genome contains the following window.
AGAGATATGGTCCATATGATCACAACTTGACCCCATAGATGAAAGAATAGAAGTATCAGAAATAGGAGAACAATGATCTCCAAAAATAGCACCTGTCAAAACAGCTCCAATATTTAAAATAATATACTCATTTAAAGCATTAGTATCTAGTCCATAATTTATTCCAATGGCATTTGCTAAAGGAATAGTAAGTGGCATCAAAATCCCCATTGTCCCATAAGAAGTACCTGTAGAAAAAGAGATTAAAGAACCAAAAATAAAAATTGCAGATGGCAAAATAAATTGGGGCGTATCGTGTGATAAGATTGATACTAAATAAATAGAAGTACCTAACTCTTTTATAACAGCAGAAATAGACCAAGCAAGTATCAAAATAACAGCAGTAATCACTAATGCTTTTACCCCATGAACCCAAGTTTCTAAAGCTTCATTTAGGTCAAATATTTTTTGTTGCATTCCCATTGCTATAGCTACAATTGAAGCAAATAAAGCAGCTTCAAATAATACAATAGAAGCATCAGCTCCACCAAAACAATCTCTAATTGAAGCAAATGAATAAGGATCTGATTGTACTGCTTTTAAAGCCTCACCTTCTAGTGAATGTAAACCATTAAAATAAAATCCTAAAAATGAAACTACAATCAAAACTGAAATTGGAATAATTGCATTCCAAATAGAATATTCTACATTTTTTTTAGGAGCCATAGTTGAAGACTCTTGATTTAAATGTTCTTCTTCATGTCTTATATGTCTTGATACTTTTCCTGTACTTGCAGCTCTAAGAGCTGCTTTATGCATAGGACCAAATTCTCTTAAAAAGTATGCTGTAAAAAATACAAATGCCAACATAAAAATATTATAAAATCTATAAGCAATCGTATCCACAAAGATTGAGTAAGCATTTATATCAACTTGCCCTATTGTTGCATAAGCATCTTTTATCAAAGAGATTTCATATCCAATCCAAGTAGAAATAAGAGCAATACCAGCTATTGGTGCAGCTGTTGCATCTATAATAAAAGCTAATTTTTCCCTTGCTATTTTTAATCTATCTGTAACTGGTCTCATAATAGGACCGATAATTAGTGAGTTTGCATAATCATCAAAAAAGATAAAAAATCCCATCACCCAAGTGTAAATTTGTGCACTTGCAGGAGTTTTTGCCTTTTTTGCAAGAGCTTTTGCTATAGCTCTTGGTCCACCCATTTTAGTAATAACTGCAATCAAACCACCGATAGTTAGAACTTGTAAAATAATACCTGCATTCCATGAATCTGCCATTGAACCAATCATTTTACTAACCATATCCATAAAACCGCCAACAAAAGCAGCAAAAATATCACCATTTACAATATTTACTAAAAATGTTCCACTAAATATTCCTATAAATAAAGAAAATATTACATTTCTAGTTATAAAGGCTAACAAAATAGCGACAACTGGTGGGATTAAAGTCCAAGCCCCAAAAAGCTCGGCATTTGCCTTATTATCTGCAAGCAGTATAATTGGCAAAAATGCTAAAAATAATATACTGTTTTTTAATTTATTCAAATTTTTCTCCGTGTTAAATTTTATTTTAAATAGTTAAATATTAAGAATAAAGATGTTCTAAAAGTATTTTAAGTCCAATACAAATCAATACAACACCTCCTAGTTTTTCAGCCTTGTCTTCCAAAAAGCTTCCACCTTTTGAACCAATAAATACACCAATAAAACTAAATACAAATGTAACAAGCCCAATAATAAGCATAGAGATATAAGGGTTAATATCTAGTAAGTTTAAAGTAAATCCAGCAGCCATAGCATCAATACTTGTAGCAATAGCTAATATAAATAAGACTTTATTTGTGATAAGGCTTATCTCATCTTCTGTATTTTCACCAAAACTTTCATAAAGCATTTTCCCACCAATCAAACTTAAAAGTAAAAATGCGACCCAATGATCAATCGACTCTATTAAAGTACCTACTCCTAAGCTAGCCAAATGACCAATTAAAGGCATCAAAGCTTGAAAAAACCCAAAAAACAAGGCAGCTTTAAAAGCTAAGACTTTGTCAAACTCTTTTTTCTTTACTCCAAGACCTATAGAAACAGCAAATGCATCCATAGCCAATGCAAATGCTAAAAGTAAAACTTCTAATATAATTTATCCTTTTTGTATCTCTTTTGTATTTATTTTACTTTGTAAGAAATCACTTATTTGCATCAAACAAAAAGTAACTATAAATATCATCAAACCAGGGAAAAAACTTACCCACCAAGCAATATCAAGCACAGCTTTTCCATCACTTAACAAACTTCCCCAAGACATTTCAGGAGAATTAACACCAAGTCCCAAAAATGACAATCCAGACTCAGCTAAAATAGCCCCACCTACTCCAAAAGTAAATGAAATAAGAAAAATAGGTGCTAAAAGTGGTGTGAAATATTTGAATATGATTTTAAGGCTACTTACATTGGCAAGATTTAGAACCTTTATATAAGGTTTTGTACCAATAGAAAAGCTTTCACTTCTTATCATTCTTGCCATTCCCATCCAACCAGTTATTGAAATCACTATTATCAAGATGATTGATGAAGCTTGGATATAAGATACTAAAGCAAGTAATAAGAAAAATGTAGGAAATGTCAAAAATAAATCAATAATTATGGTAATAGTTTTATCAACCTTACCCTTTAAATATCCAGCATTTATACCAATAAAAAGACCAAAGATAGAAGATATGGCAGCACTTAAAAACCCAATAATCAAAGAAGTTTGACCACCATTTAATATTCTTGCAAATATATCTCTTCCTAATCTATCTGTTCCCATTATATGGGATAAACTAGGAGCTTGTAATATTTTACTTGGATTTAATTCATAAGCAGACACAGTATAAAAAAGTGGCATAAAAAAAATAATAGCTACAAAAAAAGCTAAAATATAAAATGCCACTTTATTCATACTAAGCTAGCCTAAAGTATGTAAGTGTAGTTTTACCAAACTTTTTAGACTTGCATTTTTCAAATTTACCTAATACATCTGGAACTTCTACAGTTGAAACATGTTCAAAACATATCATTAGAATATTGTCATTTTCAATCTCTTTTACTAAGTCAAATGATTTTTCATAAATATCTTCCATACCATCTCTATAATCAAAAGGAGGATCAATATAAACAATCAACTCATCACTAGAGTTTTTTAGTGAATTTAATATACTTGGTAATTGCACAAAAGTATCACCCAACATTGTTTGACACTTATTTATATCTATAGATTTACAGTTGTTTACTAAGATATTATATGAACTTTTATTTAATTCTATAAAATAAGACTTTTTTACATCCCTTGAAACTGCTTCTAAACCAATGCTTCCACTACCTGCAAAAGCTTCTATAAATACTTTATCGATAATATCAAATTGAAGAACATTAAAAAATGACTCTTTAACTCTTGCTTTTGAACTTCTTGTTACATCTAAAGAAGGAAGCTCTATCTTTTTTCCTTTGTATTTTCCCGCAATAATTTGTGTTGTTAATATATTTTTTTTCATTACTCTTCTACTAATTTTTTGTAATTATAGTTAAATATTGTTGAGGGTTTGATTTGGATAGAGATTATTTTATTAAATAATATATATAATTATTTTCAATGCTTTAAATTAGTTTAAATTATATTAATTTAACTATTTTATTATTCCTTTGATATATTTAAATTTCTTTTTGTGATGTAAAATATATGTATACATTTGTAAAGGATTGATTATGTTTATTTATGCAAGAGAGACTGAAAGTAATTTAGTTGCACAAAACTCGGTAGATACTTATTCTCAAGATAAAAGTAAATACAAAAATGAAAAACAAGACACAAGTGATTTTCAAACTACTTTAGACAAAGAACAAAACAAAGCAGATAAGGCTAACACGCGAACAGATGAAGAAATATTAGCAAATATGAAAAAACTTGTTGAAGATATTAAATCAGTTATGCAAACAGGTATGACTAAAGATGAAATAAAAATGTTAGAAGATATGATTAAAGAGATTAAAAAGGAAATGAAAGAAAAAAATCTTACAAAAGAAGAATTGAATGATATGATGGAGGAAATAGAGAGAAGAATTAGGGAATTTAAACTAAAACTTACAGGACAATCAATCACAAAAGCTGAAGATGTAAAAGAGATGAATGAAAAACCATCAATTGAGGATATTAACACTAGAATTGAAAAAGCACAAAAAGATGTAAAAGAGTTTAGCACACAATTACAAAAAAAAGATAGTGACAAAATTATTGAAGAAATAAAATCAATACTAAGAACAGGTATATCACCTGAGGAAGTAAAAGCATTTGAAACCTTGCTTGAGAGAATTAAAGATAAGTTAAAAGATAAGAATTATGATAAAAATGAACTTACTAAAATGATAGAAGAACTCCAAGAAAAAATATCAAAATTTAAAAGTAATATGGCAGGAGAATCTGTATTTAAAGCAGAAGATGCCCTAAAAGAAGCAAAATTAAATAACAGTATAGAGGAAGAAGCAGAGACTTCTCATAATAATGTTGCTAACAATCAATCACATAATCAATTGGAGTTTTTACAAAGAATAAAAAGTCACAATTAAAATAATTCCCATAAAATATATTTTTGTTATAATTAAATAAAAATATTGGATTTACCATGAATATACCAAAACTTATATATGGAACTGCCTGGAAAAAAAATGAAACAGCAAGATTAGTTGAACTTGCTGTAAAAAGTGGATTTAGAGCTATAGATACAGCTTGTCAACCTAGACACTATAATGAAAAAGGCATTGGTGATGCTTTGCAAAACCTTTATAAAGAAGGTTTTAAAAGAGAAGAGATATTTTTAGAAACAAAATTTACCCCAAAAGATGGACAAGATTTAAATAATATTCCTTATAATCCAGAAGATTCTTTAGAAAAACAAGTTTTAGACTCATTTGAAGTAAGTCTTAAAAATCTTCAAACAACATATCTTGACTCTTATATTCTACACTCACCTATTTTTCCTTTTATTCATTTGATGAAAGTTTGGAAGATTTTTGAGGGCTTTTATGAAGAAGGCAAAACTAAAAATATCGGTATAAGCAATTGTTATGATATAAGAGTTTTAAAAGCTTTATATAAAGAAGCAAAGACAAAGCCAACAATACTTCAAAATAGATTTTACAAAGATAGTGATTATGATAAAGACATAAGAGAGTTTTGTAAAGAAAACAATATCACTTATCTTGGATTTTGGACACTAAGTGCCAACCCTCATATTTTAGGCTCAGAAGAAGTTATAAATTTAGCAAGAAAATACAAAAAAACTCAAGCGCAGATTTTTTATAGATTTTTAACACAAATAGGCGTTACTCCTCTAAATGGAACAACATCACAAGAACATATGAAAGAAGATTTGGATATTTTTTCTTTTGAGTTGGAAAAAAGTGATATAAAAATAATATCATCTTTTATAAACTAATAAATGAAGTTAACTTCATTTATTATCTAGCGTAAGATTCTGCTCTTATCTCTCTAATTACATTTACTTTTATCTCACCTGGATATTGAACTTTTTGTTCAATCTCTTCTGCTATTTCACTTGCTAGCAATATAGCTTCGTCATCATTTACAAGTTCAGCTTTTACTATTACTCTTACTTCTCTTCCTGCATTAATTGCAAAGGCATTAATAACACCTTTTTTAGATGTTGAGATATTTTCTACTTCTTCTACTCTTTTTAGGAAGCTTTCAAGTACTTCTCTTCTAGCTCCTGGTCTTGCCGCACTTAGAGCATCGGCAGCACAGACAGCAGCACTTTCTACATTTATAGGTTCTTCATGTCCATGGTGAGCATAAATAGAATTAATCACCGTTGCTGGTTCATCATATCTTCTACACATTTCTGCACCTAAATCCACATGGGATCCTGGTAAATCATGGGTCAAGGCTTTACCAATATCATGTAAAAGCCCTGCTCTTCTAGCTAAAATAGCATCTCCGCCCATTTGTGAAGCTAATAATCCTGCAAGATGTGCAACTTCTAGAGTGTGTTTAAGAGCATTTTGACCATAAGAAGCTCTATATCTCAATCTTCCTACTAAAATAGTAAGTTCAGGATGCATAGACTTAATTCCTAACTCCATTACAACATCTTCACCCTCTTTTAACATATTTTTGTCAAATTCAGTTTTTACTTTATTGTAAATTTCTTCTATTCGAGCTGGTTGAATTCTTCCATCTTCCAACAACTCTTCAATAGTCCTTGTAGCAACTGCCCGTCTATAAAGGTTAAAAGATGAGATAGTAATAGTATTTGGAGTATCATCAATAATAATATCAACACCTAAAAGCATCTCTAGTGCTTTTATATTTCTTCCTTCTTTACCAATAATTTTCCCTTTTGTTTCTTCGTCATTTATTGGAATATTGTTTATAAGTCTTTCAGCTGCAAATTCCCCTGCATATCTGGTTACTGCATGAGAAAGCATATTATTTATCTCTTTTTTAGCGTTATCTTCTGCTATTTTATATTTTTTTCTAAACAGTGAAGCTATTTTTGCCCTAGAATCTTCTTCTACTTTTTCAAGCATCAATTCTCTTGCTTCTTCAACAGTTAATCCAGATGCATTTTCTAAAATTTTTAAAGTTTTTAAAATATTTTCTTCATAAGTTTTACTTTGTCTTTTCAATCCTTCTTTTAAAGAAGCAATTTTTTTATTATTTTCAACAATTTCTTCTTTTTCTTTTTTGATAGCTTGAAGTTCTGATTCTAGATGATGATTTAACTCTTTTTCTTTTCTTTCGATTTTACAGAACATCTCATCATATTCTCTTTTTGCACTTTTAAATTCCCTTTCATAATCCCTCTTTGCCTTTAATTGGGCGTCTTTTAAGATAACTTCAGCCTCATGCTCTATGACATTGGCTTTTGCTTTTGCTTGTTCAATATAAATATCGATTTTTGCTTTATTTATCTTTTTAATCACGAAAAATGTAATTGCTGAAGCAAGAATAGCAACTACAAATCCTTCTATAAGTAACATATCCATATTATGACCTTTTATCTTTTACTAGAAATTATTATATCAGCTTGAATATCGTAGTTATTACTTAAAATTTTTGAAGTCTTACAAAGTTTTCTTTGAGTAAAAAGTATTGTTGGTTTATATTTTAGTTTATAAAAAAACCTATCATACATACCTTTTCCAAAACCAATTCTTTTATTTAGTCCATCAATCCCCACAACAGGAACTATTGCTAAATCTATTTTAACATTAGCAAAAGAATTATTAGGTTCTTTTATACCAAATTTTTTAGTTTTTAAAGGCAGTCTGTATTTGACTACTTTAAAACTAAGCCCTTCCATATATGGTACAAAAACTTGAACTTTTTTTTCTCTTCTTAATCTTTTTATCAAAGGATATATATCCACTTCTAAGTCAAGGGGAATATATAATAAAACATTCTTTTTTTTTAATTCACAAATAGTTTTATATATTTCATCTACTATTTTTTTATCTTTATAACACTTTGTAAATCTACTAACAAATTTTAATTTTTTAATACACGATTTTCTAAAATCACTCTTGTGATTTTCTAACATATTTAAGCCTTAGTTAGCTAAAATTCTTAGCTTCAAATATTTTACCAAAAGGAATTAAAATGCAGTTTAAAAAAATAGCATTTTTAACATTTTTTATAACAATATTTTTTGCAGCGTGTGGCTCAGATAATTCAAAAAATGATAAAAAAGTGCAAAATGTAGAAGTAAAAGATTTCAGACTTACTACTACAGATGCTCAAACACTCAATATAAAAAAGCTAGATGATGGCTTTGCTTTCCAAGAATACAATGGAAAAGCCGTACTTGTGAACTTTTTTGCAACTTGGTGTATGCCTTGCAAAGCTGAAATTCCAAATTTGATTCATCTAAAAGATAAATACAAAAATGATTTTGAAATAGTTTCTGTTTTATTAGAAGATAATAAACCAAATAATGAAGTAAAAGATTTCGTAAATGAGTACAATATTAATTATGTTGTAACAAATTCAAAACAAAATGCAACATTTGCAGATGCAGTTGGTGGAGTAAAAGCAATTCCAACTATGTTTTTATATGACAAAAAAGGAAAGCTTGTTCAAACTTATGTGGGAATAGTTCCAGAAGAGATGATAGATGTTGATATCCAAAAGGCAATAAAATAGATGTTTAGTTTTTTTAAAAAAGATAAAAAAGAGGAAACAATTGAAGAGAAAGAAGAGAATAAAAGTTTCTTTTCTTCTGCCTTATCAAAAACATTTGAAAATATAAAATCAGTAGTTCCTCAAAAAAAAGAGAAAATCTCTTTTGAAGATATAGAAGAGTTGCTTATTGAAGCTGATATGGATTATTCTATTATCGAAAAAGCTATGGATGGACTTCCTGAGATGATAAATAGAAAGCAACTAAGACATAGACTTGTTATGCTTTTCGAACATGCGCCTGATGTTAATATGGAAAATCTACCCTCTCCTTTTGTTCAACTAATAATTGGAGTTAATGGTGCAGGTAAAACGACAACCATTGCAAAACTTGCAAATTTATACAAAAAAGACAATAAGTCAGTTATTTTAGGAGCTGGAGATACTTTTAGAGCAGCTGCTATTGAGCAACTATCTATTTGGGCTGATAAATTAGAAGTTCCTATTATAAAAACAAAACAAGGACATGATCCAAGTGCAGTTGCATATGATACTATCTCTTCTGCCGTTGCTAAAAATATTGATAATGTTATAATTGATACAGCAGGAAGATTACAAACTCAAACAAACCTATCAAATGAGTTAAAAAAGATAGTAAAAGTTTGTAACAAAGCAAAAGAAGGAGCTCCGCACCAAAAGCTTATGATTCTTGATGGAACACAAGGTAATACTGCAATTGAGCAAGCAAAAGCTTTCAATGAAATGGTTGGAGTTGATGGTATTATTGTAACAAAACTTGATGGAACAGCAAAAGGTGGAGCGCTATTTTCTATATCAAATAGACTAGAACTTCCAATTTTTTATATTGGTGTTGGTGAAACAATGAATGATTTAGTTGAGTTCTCTCCTGATAATTTTGTAGATTCATTATTGGATGAAATATATATTTCAGAATAAATCATAATAAAAAGGAAATACCTTGGATATATTAAAATCAAAGTCAAACAAGTATTTTCTTTTTATATCCTTGCTTGCTTTAGTTTTAGTATCTTTTATCTTTTATATCTTGCTAAATATCAATAATCAAAAAAAACTAATATCAAATCTTGAAAATTCTTTAGCAATAACTAAAAATTTATTAGAAGAAGAAAAAAGATATGCCCTTTCTTTATCAATTTTACTTTCACAAGATGAAGAGCTTATAAATGCCTATGAAATCAATAACCGAAAAAAAGCCTTTGATATAGTAAATAAAAAAATAAATGGACTTAAAAAACTTCAAAATAGTCTTTTTGAAGTACAAATTCATACAAAAGAGTTAAATACCTATCTTAGAAGTTGGGATTTTTCAAAAAAAGATATTCCATTATCATCTTTTAGAGAAGGTTTAGTCAAAGTAAAAAAAGAAAATAAACCTTTAGTCTCTATTGAATTAGGTAAAAGATTAAATATTAAAGCTATTTCTCCTATACCAAGAGATGGCAAATTTATAGGTTCTATTGAAGTAATTATTGGTTTTGATTATTTAGAAAAAGAGTTAAAAGACAAAGGCTATAGCCTAGATATTTTACTAAATAATAAATATCTAAATATCGCAACAACACTAAAAAATAATCCAAAAATTGGTGAATTTACTTTAGTAAATAAAAAAACACTTAATACAAATTTTAATACAAATACACTAGAAGATTATGGATATTTTACAGATGATGATAATGCTTTTAGCTATTTTACCTATTATTCACTCAATAGAGAAAAGCTTGGGTATTTTATTATTTCATTAAAAAATAGTTCAAAGCTTCAATTAAATAATAATTATGAAAACAGATATATCAATACAAATAGTAAGGTAATAATTCAATGAATATACTTTTATTAGAAGATGATTTTGATTATAAAATAAGTATCAAAGAGTATTTAGAATCACTTGATTATAAAGTAGATGATTTTGAAAATGGAGAAGAAGCACTAAATGCAATTTATGAAAAAAATTATCACCTTTTGATTTTAGATATAAAAGTTCCTAATATAAGTGGTTATGATTTAGTTAGAACTTTAAAAAAAGATGAAAAAAACATTCCAGTGATTTTTATCACTTCATTAACTGATATAAATAATCTAAGTATGGGTTATGAACTAGGATGCAATGATTATATAAAAAAACCTTTTTCATTAAAAGAGTTAAAATATAGAGTTGAGCAAGTAATAAAATCAGTCTATTTTAATGCTAATGAAAATATTCTCAAACTTGCTGAAGAGTTTTATTATAATACTAATAAAATGGAACTTCTAAGAAAAACAGAAGTCATAAACTTGACAAAAAAAGAGCATGAAGTGATTTTTTCTCTTTTAACTCATAAGAGCCAATTTGTAACCTTTGACACCCTAAGAGAAGAGGTTTGGGATAATAAATATATAAATGAATCTGATATTCGAGTATGCATAAAAAATATAAGAGCAAAAACCTCTAAAACATTTATTTTAAATCAAAGAGGACTAGGATATAAGATTGTTAGAGATTAATACAAAGAATTATATTTTAAAACTAGCCCTTGGTTACTCTTTTTTGATTATTATTCTTATTTGTATACCTGCATATTTTTATACACAAAGTGAACTTGAAAGTTATAAATACAATCAAGATAAACTCTTAAACATACATACTTCAAATATACAAAGAAGTATAAGTGACTTTTCTGATTCTAAAAGCGATATTTTTAACTTTCCAAAATCTTTTAGTTTTGATAGCTTTTTATTTAATAAAAATAACCAATTAATCTACTCTACAACAAATAAACGACTTGATATAAATAAACCACATCAACTTATAAAAAAAGTATCACTAAGCCCAAATAGACTAAATGCAAACTATCTTATAGTAACAAAAGTATTTACTTATGAAGAAATTTATATAAAAATGTCACTTTTAACTCTTATTCTTGGTGTATTTATTTTTATCTCTTTGTTTTTAATTTTAAAACAAAGCATTACTCCATATAAAAAAGCAAATGACTATCTTGACGCTTTTTTTAATGATGCAATGCATGAACTAAAAACACCCCTTGGAGTAATACAAATAAATCTTGAAATGCTTCAAGAAAAACAAAAAGACTCAAAGGAGATATCGCGCTGTTTAAATGGGCTAAAAAACCTTCTTTTTGTATATGAGGATATAGAATATCTAATAAAAAATAAAAGAATAACTTTTACAAAAGAAGAGTTAGATTTATCTTTGTTTTTAAAACAAAGAGTTGAATTATTTGAAAGTTTAGCAAAATCAAAAAATATCACTTTTGATTTAGATATAGAAGATAATTTATTTATCTTTATAAATCGTGCTCAAATACAAAGAATAATAGACAACACCCTTTCAAATGCAATTAAATACTCTAAAGAAAACAAAAGAATAATTATAAAACTAAAAAAAGAAGCTCAAATCATACTTTGTATTCAAGACTTTGGAAAAGGGATAATTGATACTTCTACAATATTCAATAGATACTATAGGGAAGACACTATAAAAGGTGGCTTTGGTATTGGATTAAATATTGTAAAAAACATTTGTGAAGAAAATGATATAAAAATAGAAGTAATATCAAAACTAGAAGAAGGTAGTACTTTTACATATTTCTTTAAATATTAACCTTTCCTTAATATATATATTTAAAAACAAACTTTATACTTACATTCAATTGTTATAATATCTCTAAAGAATAAGGAGACAATATGAAAAAATTACTTTTATTAATTGCTTTTAGCTTAATCGCTTTTGCACA
Protein-coding sequences here:
- a CDS encoding cell wall metabolism sensor histidine kinase WalK; translation: MLEINTKNYILKLALGYSFLIIILICIPAYFYTQSELESYKYNQDKLLNIHTSNIQRSISDFSDSKSDIFNFPKSFSFDSFLFNKNNQLIYSTTNKRLDINKPHQLIKKVSLSPNRLNANYLIVTKVFTYEEIYIKMSLLTLILGVFIFISLFLILKQSITPYKKANDYLDAFFNDAMHELKTPLGVIQINLEMLQEKQKDSKEISRCLNGLKNLLFVYEDIEYLIKNKRITFTKEELDLSLFLKQRVELFESLAKSKNITFDLDIEDNLFIFINRAQIQRIIDNTLSNAIKYSKENKRIIIKLKKEAQIILCIQDFGKGIIDTSTIFNRYYREDTIKGGFGIGLNIVKNICEENDIKIEVISKLEEGSTFTYFFKY